The sequence TATCTCCGGCGATCCATCGTTCCGTGAACTGGTCGCCCGCACCCGCGACACCGCCACCGAGGCCATCGCCCACCAGGACCTTCCCTTCGAGCAACTGGTGAAGGCCCTGCAACCGCGTCGCGATCCGGGCCGCAATCCGCTCTTCCAGATCAACTTCACCCACCAGCGCGATTTCGTCCGCCCCGTCTCCTTCGGCGGTGCCCGCCTCACCGCGTTCCCGTCCCGCTCGCCCGGCGCGATCTTCGACCTCCACTTCTTCATGGTCGAGCGCGCCGATGGCTGGCGCGCGTCCTGCGATTTCGCCCGCGATCTCTTCGACCGCGAAACCGCCCTGCGCCTGCTCGATCATTTCGAAACGCTGCTCGAAGCCGCCACCGCGGACCCGGACCAACCGCTTTCCGCCCTGCCCATCCTCACCCCGCCGGAAGTACTCCAGCTCGACGATTGGTCTGGCAAACGGCCGCCCTATCCCGCGGACGAACCCCTCGGAAGCCTCTTCCTCGCCAGCGCCCGCCGCCACACGGATCGCCCCGCTCTCACCTACGGCGAAAACAGTATTTCCTACCGTGACCTCGCGCACGCCGCCCTCGCCATCGCGGACCGGCTCGCCGCGGATGGCGTGAACCCTGGCGACCACGTCGCGCTCTGCGCCCCCTCCGTGCCGGAAATGATCGCCGCCCAGCTCGGCATCGTCCTCGCCGGCGCGTCCTGCGTGCCGCTCGATCCGGACTACCCCGCCGACCGACTCCGCTACATGCTGGAGGACTGCGCCGCACCGGTGCTGGTCGTCACCCCGTCGATGCGCGAGCGACTCCCCGCCGGAAACGCCCGCGTCCTCGTCCTGGAACCCATCGCCACCGGCACCACGGCGGACATCCCGGACACCCGGCCCGGATCCGTTACCGCCGACTCCATTTCCCACGTCTTCTACACCAGCGGCTCCACCGGCACGCCGAAGGGAGTCCAGGTCCGCCACCGCGGGATCTCCCGCCTCGTCCACGATGCCGGCTTCATGGAGTTCGGCCCGGACGATTCCTTCCTCCAGGCCGCGCCGATCTCGTTCGATGCCGCCACCCTCGAAATCTGGATGCCCCTCCTGCTCGGCGGCCGCGTCGTCCTCGCCGGGGAAAACGGCACCACCCTCGATGGAATCGCCCGCGCGGTGAAGCAGGGCGGCGTCACCTGCCTGTGGCTCACCGCCGGCCTGTTCCAATCGATGATCGACGAACACCCGGAGGATCTACGGGGACTGAAGTATTTGCTCGCCGGTGGCGACATCCTTTCGCCCGCCCATGTCCGGAAGGCCCTCGAAGCCCTCCCCGGCACGAAGCTCGTCAACGGCTACGGCCCCACCGAGAACACCACCTTCACCTGCTGCCACACCATCACCGCCGCCGATCTCAAGCGCCCCTCCATCCCCATCGGCCGCCCGATCGGCAACACCACCGCCCACATCCTCGATGAACGCCTCCGCCCCGTCCCCATCGGCGTGCCGGGCGAGCTCTTCACCGGTGGCGACGGTCTCGCCGCGGGCTACCTCCACCAGCCCGACCTCACCGCCGAGCGCTTCATTTCTGTCTCTCACCTCTCACCCCTCAACTCTCAGCCTCTTTACCGCACCGGCGACCTCTGCCGCTGGTTGCCGGATGGCACCATCGAGTTCCTCGGACGCCGCGACCATCAGGTGAAGATCCGCGGGTTCCGCATCGAGCTCGGCGAGATCGAAACCGCCCTCGCCGCCCACCCGTCCGTGGGTCAGGTGAAAGTCGCCGCCCGCGGCGCGGATGCCGGCTCGAAGAAGCTCCTCGCCTGGGTCAGCCCCTCGACACAAGGCCCGCCCCCCGATCCCACGGTGCTCCGCGAGTTCCTGAAGGAGCGCCTGCCTGCCTACATGCGCCCCGCCGCCATCGGCGTGGTGGCGAAGTTCCCGCTCAACGCGAATGGCAAGGTCGACACCAAGGCCCTGCCCGATCCCTCCCTCCCCGCCACCGCCGGTGCCAGCCTGCCGCGGACCGAGATCGAAAAACAGCTCGCCGCCATCTGGCTGGAACTGCTGGAGGTTCCATCGCTGGGCATCGACGATGAATGGTTCGATCTCGGCGGCCACTCCCTGCTCGCGCTGAAATTGTTCTCCCGTATCCATCGCGAGTTCGACCGCAGCCTGCCACTGGCCACCCTCATCACCCACCCCACGATCCGCTCCCTCGCCAGCATCCTGGAGCCATCCGCGCCCGCATCCATTCCGGCCGAGACACCAGAGGGCGCATTGATCGTCACCCTGCGCGAAGGCTCGCTCACCCCGCTCTTCGCCATCCACGGCGGGGACGGCGCCACCCTCTTTTACCGCGACCTCGCCTCCCGCCTCACCGACCGCCCGTTCCACGCGATCGAGTCCCTCCAGTTGAACCACAGCGGACCGATCACGGTCGACTCCATCGAGGAAACTGCCGCCTCCTACATCCAGGCCATTCGCCGTTTCCAGCCGCAGGGCCCTTATTGCATCGCGGGCTACTCCTTCGGCGGACTGGTGGCCTGGGAGATCGCCCATCAATTGGAAGCCACCGGCGAAACCGTCGCCTTCACCGCGCTGTTCGATACCGCCAACCCCGCCGCCATCACCCGCCAGCATTCACCGCTCGGCCGGGTGAAGGCGTTCTGGGAACAGCACGCCGATCTCCCTGTGACCGAACGCGCGGGCAAGCTCGCCGCCCGTTTCGTCGAAGGCACCCGCACCCACCTCCGCGTGAAACGCGAGATCGCCGAAGCCGCCACCAGCCAACCCGCCGAGGCCCATTCCGATCTCCGCCGGATCCAGCTCCGCGAGGCCCACGATACCGCGATGATCCGCTACCAGCCCACCCGCCTGAACGGCTCCGCCCATCTCTTCAAGGCCCGCATCACCGGTGACAAGGTCCAGATCGCCGCCGACTACGGCTGGACTTCCCTCTGCGCGGGTCTGACCATCCGCGAGATCCCCGGCAAGCACCTCACCCTGTTCGATGCCGAACACGTGGAGGAATTCGCCCGCTCGCTCGATGCCGCCCTCCGCGCCTGCGATCCCCGCTGACCATGCGCCCACCCGCCCCAGGCACCATCGAGGTCCATCTGGTTCGCCCGGACGATGTCCCCGCGGCTCTAACAGATCGTTACCTCGATTCCGCCGAGCGCGAGCGCGCCGCCGCGTTCCGCTTCCCGGAACACGCCGACCAGTGGAAACGCTTCCGCACCGCCCTGCGGACCACCCTCGCCGGATACCTCGGCTGCGATCCACAAGACGTCGCCCTCGCCACCGGTGAGCATGGCAAGCCCATGCTGCCCCTCTCGCCCTCCCTCCACTTCAATCTCACCCACACCCGGGATCTCGCCCTGATCGCCATCAGCACCGATGGCCCCGTCGGCATCGACGTGGAACCCACCTCCCGCGCCCGGGATCTTCCCGAGTGCGCCTCCTCCTTCTGCCATCCCGCTGAACTCGCCGCGCTTCCCCTCGAGTTGGATGCGCGGCAAGCCGACCTGCTCCGCATCTGGACCGCCAAGGAGGCCGGAGCCAAGGCCGCGGGTACCGGCTTCTCCGTTTCCCCCTGTGATCTCCAGGTCACCACCGATTCCGTGATCGATGCCACCGGCCGCGAGTGGCCTCTCATCCGTCTTGAGCACCCCGGCCTCTCGGGCCATCTCGCCCACCTTTGCGCCTTGCAGAAACCGGCCGCGGTGCGGATTCTGGATCGACCTGCGGCCTATCGCATGACCGCTCGCACGTCCTAACACCCATGGCCGAGGCCCTTCAATTCCACTGCCCGTCCTGCGGCAGCGTCCTGCGAATCCCCTCGACCGGCGCGGGCATGCGCGGCCCCTGCCCCCATTGCCGCCAGCCCATCGTCGCCCCCGATCCCCTGCGCGGCATCCCTGCTTTCGTGCTCGCCACCGCGCCCGCGGAACCGGCTCCTGCACCGACTCCTACACAGAGCCCGGTTCACCCGCCGCAAGCCGTGGGCATCCCACTGGCCACCATCATCCACGAGCCCCAGGCACCACCAGCCCCGCCCCAGGCAACGGTCGTCCACGAACCCGCGATCCCGCATCCACCAATCGTTCCTCAAGCGGCCTACGTGCCCCCTGCCCCTCCGGTTGAAGCACCTTCTACGGTTCTCGTAAATCCAGCCCCGGCCCCTCCGCCATCAGTAGCCGCGCCCGCGCCCACGGCGGCTACCACCCCATCGCCGGTCACCGCCACCCGCTCCGGTCTCCCTATCGCCCTGATCGTCGGCACCCTCGCCGCCGTCCTCGCCTTCGCCGGTGGCTATCAAAGCGGCCACCAAAACCCGGCCACACCAAAGGCGGAGCCCGAAGCCCCCACAGCCGCCCCCCTCGTCGAGCCCGTCATCCCCAAGGCCAAAGTCGTCGAGGAACCCGCGGAGGCCACCCACTCGCCGCATCAGCCCACGCTCGCCGAGCCGCGCCACGTCCTCGAATCCTTCCTCGCCGCTCCCACCTGGCAGCAACGCGCCGCCTTCGCCCTCTACCCCGATCAGGCGAAGCCCCGCATGAAGAACTACTACGCGGTTCATCCCGACAAGGCCACCGCCTACGACCAACTCGTCGTCGAACACGCCGAGGTCAATGAATCCACCGGCCTCCTGCTCGCCGTCTTCCGCGTCCACACCTCGCAATTTCCCAAGGGCTATCCCGTCGCCGTCGCCGAAACCCCCACCGGCTGGCTCGTCGACTGGGCCACCTTCATCGAATACCAGGACAGCCTCTTCCAGAAGTTCCTCGAGGGCGATGGCGACGCCGAAGGCATCTTCCACCTCATCGTCCGCCAATCCCCACAGCCCTCGAAGACCGCAGATCG comes from Luteolibacter sp. LG18 and encodes:
- a CDS encoding 4'-phosphopantetheinyl transferase superfamily protein, with the protein product MRPPAPGTIEVHLVRPDDVPAALTDRYLDSAERERAAAFRFPEHADQWKRFRTALRTTLAGYLGCDPQDVALATGEHGKPMLPLSPSLHFNLTHTRDLALIAISTDGPVGIDVEPTSRARDLPECASSFCHPAELAALPLELDARQADLLRIWTAKEAGAKAAGTGFSVSPCDLQVTTDSVIDATGREWPLIRLEHPGLSGHLAHLCALQKPAAVRILDRPAAYRMTARTS
- a CDS encoding amino acid adenylation domain-containing protein → MNPMPANSNTTDTSGPAPEAEVLAFPASPAQEAFFYLEQLFPSHPAFNVPVRFRLDGALDLGLLKRAFTELATRHESLRTSFAEDDGKLLQIVNTEEEVTLPVTDISHLSGAELESEIDRLGSLEARAPFDLAKPPLFRASVLVTGPDRHILQITIHHAVSDGWSIGIITDELAELYNAALEDRASRLEPLAVQYADFTIWQREFLESPGLTPHLEYWKNRLKNHVELELPTDRPRPAAKSWDGDIVSRILPASLSEKVARLSREQGATMFHVFLAAFKAVASRYTGLEDIAVGSPVAGRTSAELEGVIGTFINSVILRTDISGDPSFRELVARTRDTATEAIAHQDLPFEQLVKALQPRRDPGRNPLFQINFTHQRDFVRPVSFGGARLTAFPSRSPGAIFDLHFFMVERADGWRASCDFARDLFDRETALRLLDHFETLLEAATADPDQPLSALPILTPPEVLQLDDWSGKRPPYPADEPLGSLFLASARRHTDRPALTYGENSISYRDLAHAALAIADRLAADGVNPGDHVALCAPSVPEMIAAQLGIVLAGASCVPLDPDYPADRLRYMLEDCAAPVLVVTPSMRERLPAGNARVLVLEPIATGTTADIPDTRPGSVTADSISHVFYTSGSTGTPKGVQVRHRGISRLVHDAGFMEFGPDDSFLQAAPISFDAATLEIWMPLLLGGRVVLAGENGTTLDGIARAVKQGGVTCLWLTAGLFQSMIDEHPEDLRGLKYLLAGGDILSPAHVRKALEALPGTKLVNGYGPTENTTFTCCHTITAADLKRPSIPIGRPIGNTTAHILDERLRPVPIGVPGELFTGGDGLAAGYLHQPDLTAERFISVSHLSPLNSQPLYRTGDLCRWLPDGTIEFLGRRDHQVKIRGFRIELGEIETALAAHPSVGQVKVAARGADAGSKKLLAWVSPSTQGPPPDPTVLREFLKERLPAYMRPAAIGVVAKFPLNANGKVDTKALPDPSLPATAGASLPRTEIEKQLAAIWLELLEVPSLGIDDEWFDLGGHSLLALKLFSRIHREFDRSLPLATLITHPTIRSLASILEPSAPASIPAETPEGALIVTLREGSLTPLFAIHGGDGATLFYRDLASRLTDRPFHAIESLQLNHSGPITVDSIEETAASYIQAIRRFQPQGPYCIAGYSFGGLVAWEIAHQLEATGETVAFTALFDTANPAAITRQHSPLGRVKAFWEQHADLPVTERAGKLAARFVEGTRTHLRVKREIAEAATSQPAEAHSDLRRIQLREAHDTAMIRYQPTRLNGSAHLFKARITGDKVQIAADYGWTSLCAGLTIREIPGKHLTLFDAEHVEEFARSLDAALRACDPR